The genomic interval CCCGCGACCGGCGCCGGGCGCGCGGACCAGCGGGCGGCGAGGCGGGGGACGAGGGCCATGCCCAGGGTCAGCGGCACGATGGCGAGGCCCGCCTGGGCGGCGTCGTACCCCTTCACGTACTGCAGGTACTGCGAGTTGACGTAGAAGAGCGAGAAGAGGCCGAAGAAGCTCGCGGCCGTGCCCAGGGTCGATGCGCGCAGCCGGGCGGAGCGGAAGACCCGCGGGTCGAACAGCGGGGTGCCGGAGCGGAGGGCGTGCAGCGTGAAGGCGCCGAGCAGCGCCGCGCCCAGCGCCAGGGCGAGCAGGATGCGCGCCGAGGTCCAGCCGTACAGCGGGCTCTCGATGATGCCGAAGAGCAGCGCCACCAGGCCGGCCGTGAGCAGCAGGGTGCCGACCGGGTCCAGCGACGGGCGTCCGGTGCGGTCGGTGCCGGTCGACTTCGCCGTGCGGGGGGTCGTGCGGGTCACGACCAGGGCGAGCAACGCCGCCAGGGGCACCATCGTCCAGAACAGCGCCTGCCAGGGCAGGTACGCGCCGATCAGGCCTCCGCCGACGTTGCCCGCGAGCCCGCCGAGGCCCACGGCGAGCGTCCAGGACGCCAGGGCGCGGGGGCGCTGCTCGGGCGGGGCCAGGTGGGTCAGGATCGACATCGTCGCGGGCATGACCAGGGCCGCGCCCGCCCCGGAGACGCCCCGGCCGGCGATCAGCAGTGCGGGTGCGGTGGACAGGGCGCTGGTCGCCGCGCCCGCGGCGAACAGGCCGAGCCCGGCCAGCAGCGCTCCCTTGCGGCCGTAGCGGTCGCCCAGGGCGCCGCACGGTATGAGCAGGCCGGCGAAGACGATGACGTACGCGTCGACGGTCCAGAGGAGTTCGGTGTGGGAGGGGTGGACGGAGGACGAACTCAGCTGCGGGAGCAGGAGGTTGATGGCGGCGACCATGGACTGGGCCACCATGACGCAGGCGCACAGGGCGAGAAGGGTCGAGCGGCGCAGCGGACCGGGGGCGGGCGCGGACCCGGGGGCGGACGAAGATGCGGGGGCAGGCGAAGGCAAGGCCTCTCCTTGGGAGCAGGGACGTCAGGGGTGTCAGGGGTGCAAGGGGTGCAAGGGGTGCAAGGGATGTGAGAGATGCGGTTCGGGAGGGAGGGGGCCGGCCCCGGGATCAGAAGGTGCGGTGCTCGCGAGGCACCGGGTGGTGAGGGGATCCGCTGTCACCGTAGGGTCGCCACCGGACCTGAATCCAGTGCAACTTGTGCAGGTGGTGATTGCGTATGACGCATTCCGCGGACGGAGCCCCCTCCGGGCTCGACCTCAATCTCCTCGTCGCCCTCGACGCCCTCCTCGACGAGCGGAGCGTGCGCGGCGCCGCGCGGCGCCTCCATCTGTCCGAGCCCGCGATGAGCCGCACCCTGGGACGCATCCGCAAGGCGATGGGCGATCCCGTTCTCGTACGGGCGGGCCGGCACATGGTTCCGACGCCGCACGCGCTCGCGGTGCACGCCGAGGTGAGTGCCGTGGTGGAGCGGGCCCGGGCGCTGTTCACGGGACCGGGCGCGGTGGATCTGCGCACGGTGTCCAGGACGTTCAGCGTGCTCGGGCACGACGCCATCGCCGCCTCCCTCGGACCCGCCCTCTTCGAGCGCGCCGCGCGCGAGGCACCCGGCGTCCGGCTGCGCTTCCTCGGGGAGTTGCCGTCCGAGGCGCCCGCGCTGCGGGACGGCAGCGCGGACCTGGAGGTCGGCGTCATCGACACGGTCGCGCCCGAGGTGCGGGTGGAGCGCCTCTTCGACGACCGGATGCTGGCGGTCGTACGGCCGGGGCATCCGCTCCTGAGCGACGAGGTCACGCCCGAGCGGTTCGCCGCGGCGGACCACCTGAACGTGTCCCCTCGCGGGCGCCTGCACGGCCCCTTGGACACCGCCCTCGCGGAAATCGGCCTGGAGCGGCGGGTCGTGGGCAGCGTCGGGTCCTTCCCCGCGTCGCTGTTCATCCTGCTCCGCACCGAGCTGGTGGGGGTCGCGCCTTCATGGGTACGGCCGCTGGCCGAGGACCTCGGGCTCGTCCTGCTCCCCGTTCCGCTTCGCCTGCCGCCGCTTCCCTTCGGCCTCGCCTGGCACCCGCGGCACGACGCGGACCCGGCGCACATCTGGCTGCGGGCCACCGTGCGGGAGCTCCTCGGCTGAACTTCTGCACCGGCCGTCCCGGGGAATCGGCTGGCCGGAATGCGACTGCCGCCGGGGGCGCCCATTCGGCCCGTCGAAGCCCGTTCTCCGGCCTTGCCAAGTCGGTCGGCAGACCCTATAAGAATGCTGCAGGCATCGGTTGGGATGGCCGGAATGGCATCCATGCCGCCGACCAGGGGGACCCTCCACTTCCCGCCGGAAGCACCGCGCGCACGCACGCACACCGACGGAGAACGTGAGGCCATGACCGACAACGACGCTTATCGCCATGCCATGACCCGTCTCGCGGTCGACCCCGACTTCGCCGCCCGGCTCGACGGCGACGTGGAGGAGGTGGCGCGCGCGCTCGGCCTCACCCCCGAGCAGGTGGCCGAACTGCGGCGGCTCCGTGTGGAGTCCGGTACGGCGGACGGGCCTGCCACGCTCGACCCGCGGCTGTCCAAGTCGTCGCTCTTCTTCGGCAACGCGGCCCACGCCCTGGCCCACCACGACGTGCCGCTCTCCCCCGTCCCGCACGACGTCGAGCCCACCGCCGGGCCGGGCGACGCCGCCGACCTGGCCCCGGACCTCACCACCGACCCCACGACCGGCCTCGATGTACCGGCCACCGCGTTGGCCGGACTCGGCGACGGCGCGCTCGCGGACGCGTCCTTCGACGACAGCGGCTCCCTGCTGGGCGACATCGGCGACTTCGGCGACTTCGGCGGCCCGGGGGATCTGGGCGGTCAGGTGGATCCGGGCGGCTTCGGCGACTTCGGTGGTCCCGGCGCATTCGGTGGTTCCGGCGACTTCGGCTCCTTCGGCGACGCCGACGGATTCGGCGGCCACGGACCCGGCGGACTCGGGGACGAGGGCCCGGGTGGGTTCGACGAGAGCGGCGGATTCGGCGGAGGATTCGGGGACGGCGGATCGGGCGACGGGTTCGGTGACGGCTTCGGCGGAGGGCCTGGTGGCGGCTTCGGCGGCCACGAAGGCGATGGCTTCGGCGGCGGGATCGGAGGAATCGGCGGCCACGACGGCGGCCATGACGGTGGCCCCCGCGGTGAGTTCGGCGGCGGAACCGGTGACGGGTTCGGCGGTGAAGGCGGCCATGGCGGTGCCTTCGGCCACGGCGGCATCTACGAGCGCGGCGAGGACGGCGGCGGCGACTCCGGGGGCGGTGGCGGCGACAGCGGCGGCGGCGACTCCGGGGGCGGGAACAGTGAGAACGGGCGGCGCCCCGGCGGAGGATCCGGGGGCGGTGACGGAGGCGGCGGCGACTCCGGCGGGGGTGGGGGCGACAGCGGCGGGGGCGACTCCGGGGGCGGAAGCAGCGAGAACGGGCGCCGCCCCGGCGGAGGATCCGGCGGTGGCGAAGGCGGCGGATCCGGCGGTGGCGGAGGAGGTGGCGGTGAAGGCGGAGGCGGGGGCGAGTCCGGCGGCGGCGACTCCGGCGGCGGGGGCGACTCGGGCGGCGGAAGCAGCGAGAACGGCCGTCGGCCCGGGGGCGGCGGCACCGGCGGAGGAGGAGGCGAAGGCGGCGGAGGCGACTCGGGCGGAGGCGGTGACTCGGGCGGCAGCGGGAGCAGCAGCGAGAACGGCCGCCGCCCCGGCAGCGGCGGCACCGGCGGAGGAGGAGGCGAAGGCGGCGGGGGCGACTCGGGCGGTGACGGGCAGGGCGGGCGCGGTGGTGGGCGCCACGACGTCTCCGCGCCCGACTCCGACGGCGCGGGCGGAGGCGGGCTGATCCGTCCGGGGCTCGACCGGCTCGGCCATGCCGGCGTCCACACCGACGGCCCCGGGCACGGCTCCCCCGGCGGCCTGACCGGTGGCGGCTTCGCCGGCGGTTCCTGAGGCGGCGGATCCGTCACGATGCTCTGCCATGCCTGTCGCGTGCACGTCCGGCGCGACTTCCCGTACTGCCTGCGCTGCGGCACGCTCCGCCGCGGCGCGGCGCCGGCGTCGTTCGCCGCGCCCCGGTTGCGCGGCCTCGACGACCCAGGCCTGCTCGTCCCGTTGAACGGCGAGGTCACGACAGTGGGCCGTGGCGCCGAGAACGACGTCGTCCTGCCGGACGGCAGCGTGTCGCGCCGTCATGCGCGGGTGGTCCGTGACGCGTCCGGGTTCCGGGTCGACGACCTGGACTCGTTCAACGGCACCGCCGTAGCCGGCGTCGACCTCCACGGCGCGTCGGCGCGGCTCGCCGACGGCGTCGAGCTGTCCGTCGGCGACGTGCGCCTGGTCTTCGAGCAGCCCCGGGACGCGCGGATCGGCTCCCGGACCATGGTGGTCGCCACTCAGCTCACCGAGGTGCCGGGCGCCGCCCCCGAGGAGGAGGTGCCGGAGGCGAACGGGCCGCTCACCGCGCGCCCGCGCCGCCGGAGCGGCTGGGCGCTCAAGCAGGTACCCGCGACGGGGCCCGGGGAGCCGCCCTGGGTGCTGAGCAACACCCGTACCGGCGGATACCTCCAGCTCGACGAGCGGGAGGTGTTCCTGTGGAACTCCCTCGACGGCGACACCACCGTCCGCGACCTCCTCTTCGCGTACGCCGACCGCTTCGGCGAGCTGGCGCTGCCGCGGATCGAGGCCGCCCTCGCCGCGTTCGCCGGGGCGGGGCTGCTGCGCGGGATGCCCGGGCAGCGGGACGAGCGGCCGGCCTCGGGGCTGCGCCGGGCGTGGCGGGCGGTGTACCGGGCCCTGCTCCGGCTGGAGGTGTCCGTGCCGGGACTCGACGGCGCCGTGACCCGTCTCTACCAGGGCGGCGGCTGGCGGTTCTTCACCCGTACCGGAGTGGCGCTCCTATGGCTGTCGGTGGTCGGCGGCCTGGTGGTGTTCTTCGGCGCGGCACAGGGACGCCAGCGCCTGCTGGACTTCGGCGGAGCCGGGGTCTGGGGTCCCGTGGCGCTGGCCGCCGGATACGTCTCCGCGCTCGTCGCGCACGAGCTGGCGCACGCGCTGGCGGTGAAGTCGTACGGCCGGAAGGTCCGGCGCGGCGGGTTCCTGCTCATGATGGGGATGCCGTTCGCGTTCGTCGACACGAGCGACATGTGGTTCGGCGGCCGCTGGTCGCGGGTGGTGGTGGCGCTGTCGGGGCCGCTGTCGACCGCGGCGCTGGCGGGCTGGTGCGCCGCGGGCGCCGCGTTCCTGCCGGTCGGACCCGTCTCGGCCGTGCTGTTCCACCTGGCGTTCGGGCTGTATCTGAACACCCTGTACAACTTCAATCCGCTGATGCCGCTGGACGGTTACCAGGCGCTGACCGACGCGCTGCGCGTACCGCGCCTGCGCGAGGAGGCGAGCGCGTACTTCCGCAAGGGCCTGTGGCGGGACCTGCGGTCGGGCCGCCGGCCGGGGCCGCGCCAGGCCGGCCTGGCCGCGTACGGACTCGCCGTGGTCGTCGGCACGTACGGCTTCCTGCTCCTCGCCCTGCTGGCCTGGCGCTCCCGCCTCGGCGCGTGGCTGGAGGGGTGGCTGCCCGCCCCGTGGGACACCGTGGTGGTGGCGGTGGTCGTCGCTCTGGTGGCTTTCCCGGTGTGGGCGGCGGCCGGGCGGTGGCTGATGCGGGCGGTCAGGCGCGGGTCGGCACGAAGGCGTGGCACGGGACGGCGGCACGGATCGGAACGGCGACGCGGCGCGGAACGGCGGGGTGGCACGGAACGCCGGGGCAGCACGGAACGGCGGGGCAGCACGGAACGCCGGGGCAGCACGGAAGGCCGGGGCAGCACGGAACGGCGGCGTGGGACGAGCGGCGGGGACGCGGCGCGACCTGCGGACGACGGCACGACGGTGGAGGGGACGGCATGAGCGTGGGACGGGGCACCGACGGTATGGGGAGCGTCGCCGGCTGGGCGGTGCCCGGCTACGTCGCCGTGCGGACGCTCGGACAGGGGGCCGGAGGGCGGGTCGTGCTGGCCCGGCACGAGGCGACGGGCGTGCCCGTGGCCATCAAGTACCTGAGCGGCCGGCTCCACGGCGACCGGGCCTTCCTGGCCCGGTTCCGCGCCGAGGCACGGCTGTTGGGCGAGCTCCGGCACCCGTGCGTGGTGCGCCTGTACGAGTACGTGGAGGCCCGGCGGGGCGCGGCGATCGTGATGGAGGCGGTGGACGGGGTCACCCTGCGCGAGGTGCTGCGCGCGCACGGCGGCACCGGGCCGGAGGCGGCTCTGGTGCTCCTCA from Streptomyces showdoensis carries:
- a CDS encoding FHA domain-containing protein encodes the protein MHVRRDFPYCLRCGTLRRGAAPASFAAPRLRGLDDPGLLVPLNGEVTTVGRGAENDVVLPDGSVSRRHARVVRDASGFRVDDLDSFNGTAVAGVDLHGASARLADGVELSVGDVRLVFEQPRDARIGSRTMVVATQLTEVPGAAPEEEVPEANGPLTARPRRRSGWALKQVPATGPGEPPWVLSNTRTGGYLQLDEREVFLWNSLDGDTTVRDLLFAYADRFGELALPRIEAALAAFAGAGLLRGMPGQRDERPASGLRRAWRAVYRALLRLEVSVPGLDGAVTRLYQGGGWRFFTRTGVALLWLSVVGGLVVFFGAAQGRQRLLDFGGAGVWGPVALAAGYVSALVAHELAHALAVKSYGRKVRRGGFLLMMGMPFAFVDTSDMWFGGRWSRVVVALSGPLSTAALAGWCAAGAAFLPVGPVSAVLFHLAFGLYLNTLYNFNPLMPLDGYQALTDALRVPRLREEASAYFRKGLWRDLRSGRRPGPRQAGLAAYGLAVVVGTYGFLLLALLAWRSRLGAWLEGWLPAPWDTVVVAVVVALVAFPVWAAAGRWLMRAVRRGSARRRGTGRRHGSERRRGAERRGGTERRGSTERRGSTERRGSTEGRGSTERRRGTSGGDAARPADDGTTVEGTA
- a CDS encoding MFS transporter, with amino-acid sequence MVAQSMVAAINLLLPQLSSSSVHPSHTELLWTVDAYVIVFAGLLIPCGALGDRYGRKGALLAGLGLFAAGAATSALSTAPALLIAGRGVSGAGAALVMPATMSILTHLAPPEQRPRALASWTLAVGLGGLAGNVGGGLIGAYLPWQALFWTMVPLAALLALVVTRTTPRTAKSTGTDRTGRPSLDPVGTLLLTAGLVALLFGIIESPLYGWTSARILLALALGAALLGAFTLHALRSGTPLFDPRVFRSARLRASTLGTAASFFGLFSLFYVNSQYLQYVKGYDAAQAGLAIVPLTLGMALVPRLAARWSARPAPVAGGGLLLIGLGLLGVSTADAGTPYPLYACWLLVISIGTGLCMPALTLGVVSSLPRHAAGLGSGLSTSTRETGAALGVAVTGTLLAGHADFTDGMAVALRGVGLAVIAAAALTALGLRRRAPREGQAEPRPDRSPTPAPSTRP
- a CDS encoding LysR family transcriptional regulator is translated as MTHSADGAPSGLDLNLLVALDALLDERSVRGAARRLHLSEPAMSRTLGRIRKAMGDPVLVRAGRHMVPTPHALAVHAEVSAVVERARALFTGPGAVDLRTVSRTFSVLGHDAIAASLGPALFERAAREAPGVRLRFLGELPSEAPALRDGSADLEVGVIDTVAPEVRVERLFDDRMLAVVRPGHPLLSDEVTPERFAAADHLNVSPRGRLHGPLDTALAEIGLERRVVGSVGSFPASLFILLRTELVGVAPSWVRPLAEDLGLVLLPVPLRLPPLPFGLAWHPRHDADPAHIWLRATVRELLG